The Juglans regia cultivar Chandler chromosome 6, Walnut 2.0, whole genome shotgun sequence genome contains the following window.
tttatagcaaagactttaagaaattttaataaatgtttccaCACACTCTCATTTgcgatttcaatattttaattcaaaataatctatttattataaggaatctttGTATTTGGCACttcttttaggaaaaaaaaatatatatttttaagtcaggTTCAATACTAGCACTTCAGCTCtcgtgatttaaaaaaaattgtctttctTTATTGTAaggagtattttttaaaatttttttggccGCATAAAATTACGCTGGTTATCGAGAGAgtataggaaaaagaaagagaatggaGGATAAAAGTTCTTTCGTTTATACTCTTCatggtcttttcttttttaaaggtaaaGTCTGCGTAAGTTTGCTGAGAACCTGGAGAAAGATTGATGTTTTTGTAAGGTTTTCTGAGAACTGAACGGAGGGCTGGTTTCAAACATTTGAGAGTTTTCATATTGCAAGTATTCAGTGAAAGCAGATGTCATAAAAGCTAATTCTATGGCCATTTCTGACCGGGTAAAATCTCTCCTATGTATTTTTACTAGTATTAGAAAGGGTGGTTCTTTGAAATTGGCTCTTTTGTAGGATAGCTAGGGAGGTAGGATTATTAGATCATGTTGGAATTGGAATGCAGAGGTGGGATCCTTCTAATACAACGTTATTGTTTCGATATATTTGATGTTAGCTTTAGGGGAAGATGGAATTCTGATATAGttatctcatatatttttttctagaagCATATTCTAACCATCCTGAAGAGTTGAGTTCAGAGGGCCATAGGCatgatcattatttttttgataagcatGCTGAATGGATAGATACTTACCTCCCTTAAACGACTTTTTTGTAGACATAATTGATTGAATGGGAGCTAAAGGTCAATGAAATTCAAAGTTGGATCTGTAGTGATTTAAGTATTAATGATCTCATGTTGCAATTGATATAAACTAGCTACAAATCACGATTGGATCATAATCATTTCCTGTTGTAAAACAGGGTCTCCTGTAAACCCAAGTTGCTTAACTATCTCAAACATTCTATCCCTTCTTTTCTAAAATACCTCCATTGATGAAGATGCTCGAGATAGGAAGGGCCATTCAGTTAAAATATTCTTCTTAGACATTCTTGCACATTGAGGGGATCATTTTTGAATAAGCAATCTTGGTTTTCCTCAACTTCTCCTCTAAAACCCAAATTCCCAAGCACGAGCACACAAATCCAAAATAGCCATTGACAATTGAAGAAACTATCTGCAACTTTGAGAAGCCTTCAAATAGAGCTGGAATGTGAACTATTTTCAATGGCGACTTCTGAAGCATATTCAATAAAATCCATTACTAATAGCAAGACATCTAAACAAATTATGAATACATGATTAATGCACGACTAGGAATGActcaaaaattacaaattagaaCTACAGGGCCTTCCAACACTATCTGAACAACAAGACTCCCCACAACAGAGTCACATATGGGTCAGGGCCTTTTAaaaatctcttctttttctttcatgttgtccaatgcattcaaattttttttctatagattttgatttgtgcagggtttttttttgtttgtttttgttttgggttatgaATACTACAGTCTACAGGGTCCTTTTTTCATGATAGAAGCACAACTCTGGGGACTCTAATGGGCGTGAGCTTCCCTGCCATTACCTTCAGAGCCCCATCTCAGCACCGGGACCCCCAAACGTCCGTTTCGGTGTCCGTTTCCGCGGTGTCCCGGAGGGCCAAGAAGCCCAGGAAGAACAAGAACAACGCTCAGCCACCTTAGGCGATGGTAGAGCGGTGGCGGAGGTGGTGGCAACTTTGCAAGGACAACGAGGCAAAGCCAGCCTCGCTGGGAAAGTTTCTCGAGGTGGAGCGGAGGTTCGGTGACGGAGAGTTCTTCGGTGCGGCCGCGGCAGAGCTCGAAGGCGTGGTGGTGCTGCAGCAACAGCATTGGCAGAGGAACGGAAACGGACGGCTGTTGTTCGCCGACGGAAGGGTTCTTCCGCTGGCCACCGATAGTGATGTGTAGAGAATTAAACAACAAATGGAAGCGAAAATTACAAcgatatggtgacactcccatgagggtatttgtcccacaagttggtgatgagcAAAGAGAATTGAGTGAGtttgtttgtgcaccaatgacccctatttataggccatcatgcaccggttggtaaatggcacatccattggttaaccaatggtaacccaaaggtcacaaccttaaggagtgacacatcctattgtgaaagggcacaaccattggtaaaccaatggtaacccaaaagtcacaaccttttgactaaatcaaaaggttgtgtctcctgacacttcctttaacatcacccctcatgggaacaatcaccatgttagagaatgtcattccaaggggtacaccgtttggtgatcacaccccttaaaATAACATGATGATGGGGCAGCGATGGCTGGGGCGCTCTGCAGATTCTCGATTTCACTCAGTGGGATCTGTAGTGGCGGGGCaggataaaatttcttttttttttttattatcttttttattggATCTTTTTGTTCATTGTTTTGGAGGGATTCTTCATTGATTGTTAATGATTTAAATATTCTCTAATTTATCCATCTCTGCATCAGctgcttttatatttatttgcccaaaataaattacccaaaaaaaaaaatggttttggcTTTTGAGGACTTTGCTTTtagctttttcttctttgatccTTTTTGGTTGGTTAGAATATTAGCAGTTGATGTTATCCTTTAgcatgtatatacatatattagcAGTTggtgtaaaatataaaaataaataatgactaatgagtaaaattttttatttataaatgagtACTAATTCatgggtttttttaaaaaaaaaaaaaacttcctttTAGACCAGTTAATTTTCCTTCCAATGGATAAATTGAGAGATTTTTTTGGCTCCTTGGATTatccttaaatttttttaataatatacaaataataaGTGACACTTACGGGAGGGTGGGATATAAAAACtcttttatctcaaaatataataaataatttaatttttttaaatttttaaataataataatatttcatttaacttttatctcaactcatctcatttcaatatacTAATTCACCGTATAAAAAATTGGTTCTATGTAAGTGTCCGTACTGCAACAGTAATGGCTATCAAATTTgcttagaataaaagaaaaatatatatttttcagctTTTTAATTTAGTAACTGTGTTCAAGTTGCTGGAATTTAGCTCTACCCCAAGTTTGTGGTAGAGATGTCTGTCAAGTTTCACTTTCAGATATAATACCCATTGCTTTAGAGTAAAGCAGTGAGGATTttgattaagttttttttacaaggcttttatttatttatttatttgtttttgggtCTTGAACTTATCAATGCATTGTCAGTAAAGCAAATAACCCAATGTTCTTTTATATTAAACATATCTCTGTTTTGGAGAATgttaataaattgtaaaatcCCATTTGCATAATATTTGGGatcaaaatcccaaaaccttGAATAATTGAGTTCAATCACATGATGATTCTTATcctaaaaaactatattaatcTAATAAAAACGGAATGTACAAATTAAGGGTTCTTTAGCCTATGGCATCTCCACCCAACAAACTAggagtaaaaggaaaaaatacacTTTATCTCCTCAAATTATTAGGAATTTGGTACTTTTCATTATATAAACCATCCCAATTACATTGTTCAACTAACAAAAAGTAGATACATTTAACACAATATCGAGTCAAATTTTAATGAAGAGTATAAAGTGTCAATTTTTAATAGTTTGTAAAAGAAATATGCAAAATGTATTTGGGTAGCGAGGTATGGAGATTACTGACCCTCTAAAATCAGGGACAATTAAGACTGTGTTTGGGTAGCGAGGTAATCTTAGGTAtcctgtgaataatagtaaaaaaagtaatgaaaaaataatgataaaatgtagAATAGTAGTAAAAggtaagtaaaaagtaataataaaataatgaataactgACAGCAGTTTTTCTGGCTTGGCAATCTTTTTCGTATACCACTGGAAAAAGCACAGAAGGTGAACACTTTTTTGAAGCAAAACAATTTAGAGATAGAAGATTGCAATTTTCTTGTAGAGTACATTGcctaaatagaaaatttagagAGGACGCTACAAATTACATAGTAGTTTGAGGGGATTTGTTTGTGAGCCCCTGTGTTAATTTTGGTTTGTAGCTTTGTGCACAAATTGATCAATAAAAGCTCAGACAGGtattttaatcaatttcaaagaaaaagttgagATTTATGAAACTTTACCCGATAACCAAAAAACTGTAGAGAAACCTGCAAGTCCCTCCCATGCTTGAACTTTTGGCCATACATTACAAAAAGAACCAAAGCGCAAGAACAGGGAAAAGTAGAGTCGTCTTCCCTTACATAAATCCTTCAAGTTTTGGAAGTAGGGAATggttcttttcaatttcaatccaACTAGATGCAGGCATTTTCTTCACATCCCTAGCTTCCATTAATTCTCTCAGCATCCCTACCCCATCCCAATTGCTCAAGCCAGCAAACAAGTTGGATAATACCACATAGGTTGACGGATCTTTTCCGTCCAGATTTAATACATGCTCCGCTGCACGCTTCCCAATTTCCATATCACCATATACATGACAAGCACCGAGCAAAGTTTTCCAAACTAGCACACCTGGTTGAAATGGCATTCTTAAAATGAATTCCTCGGCTTCTTTGACACATCCAGCTCGACCTAGAAGatttaccatgcatgcatagtGATCTTCTACAGGAAGGATTCCATAATCACGGGTCATGGAGGAGAATAGCTCCCACCCTTCATCGATAAACCCTCCTTGGCCACATGCATAAAGCACACAAATGAAGGTTATGTAGTTTGGCTGAATATCCTTCAGCCTCATCTCATCATAAATCTTGAGAGCTTTCCTAGCTTGGCCGTTTATTGCACATGCCATGATCATTGTTGTCCATGAGACAATAGAATGATCATTCATGGATTGGAAAACTGTCCATGCGTTGTCCACACACCCACATTTTGCATACATATCTAGTAAAGCATTATCTACACAGACATCAATGTCAGTTCCGAGCTTGATTCTCAAGCCGTGAACTTTCTTCCCTTCCTCCAATGAAGCCAAATTAGCACAGGCATTCAAGGCAGTCGCAAGGGTAAACTTGTTTGGTTTTACAcccatcttcttcatctctgCAACAATCTCAAGTGCTTTGCTTGGTTCTCCACACAGTAGGCATCCTGCAGCCATCTGAGTCCACGAGCACACATCTCTCACTGGCATCCCATCAAAAGCTCTAAACCCTTCAACCAACTTctgattttttatatacatatctGCCAAAGAGTTCCCCACACAAATCTCGACACCATAACCATATCTGACAAGCTGAGCATGAACCTGCAATCCTAATTTAAAGTCAGAAAGGGCAGCCAGCCCGGTGAGAACACTGGAAAATGTGAAACTATCAGGCTTCACACCTTCACAAGTCATTCGATACCAAAATTTGGGCACGTCCGCAAAAGAGAACTGCAAAAACCCAGCCATCATGGCATTCCAAGACACAATATCCTTAGTTCGACAATTCTCAAAGACTTCCAAAGCCCCTGCCAATTCACCATGCCTAATCAAAGCTGTCAGGAAGGCATTCAGCAAGAAAATGTTTGACTCAAATCCCAAGCGAACAACGAATGAATAAAGTTGATATGCCTGCGTCAAATTCTCCACTAACGAGCATGCGTGGAGTGTGCTGACGAGGGTGAACTCGTTGGGCTTCGTTGTTCCATCACGGTGCATACGGCAAAACAGAGAAAGAGCTTCATTAGGACAGCCATGTTGAACGAGACCCGCAATGACAGCTGACCACGACACGACATTCTTTTCGGGCATTTCCTCAAACAGTAGGAGACCACTGACCAGATCACCGCATTTGACATACATATTGAGCAAGTGATTACGgaggaaaagagaaaagggaagagAACCTTTGACGAACTTAGCATGAATTCCTCTTCCGTGATATGAGTCAGATTTTTCGGCATATCTACGCAACAGagtagaataaatttcttcCTCGGCTGAGTTTTCAAAACTGTCCGATGCAAAAAACCTTCGACAACATCGAACGAAAGAAGGCAACCTTGTGGCTATAAAGAGAAGAGTTGGACGGGGCATCTATGTCTAGACTTCATGCTCCCGCACGCTGGCATAGCCTGTTATTATGTATTGTCCAACTTTGAATCAATGGGAAGATAAATTGTTCACTAACTATGCGCATTCTGCATGAATAGTTGATGAATATCTGAATACTCGAAAGAACCTTTCACCTACCATTGGAAAGGCTGGCGGTAAAGTAGAACGTGAACGAATTTGGAAGCGCTGCCCATATCTTTATCTGTATCACAGTCTGCTGCATTATAATAAGGAGGACAAAGCTCATATACCATTTCAAACTGATAAAAACCGTAATATCAATCCGCGTATAGGAAGGTGGTCGATAAAATTCCAGGCTGCTAGGGAAGTTCAAGCCCTTTGTAATGATCCAAAATAGTTGGTTAGACCCAACAACAATCATATAACAACCATTTTTCTGAGCTCCCGATATGCTACGAAATCACGttgcaaaacacaaaacaacacaaaacaaaatcagtTCACAACACCTCCGCCggagaaaattcaaagaaagaacCAAATAGATTCACCGGAAAATCTTTCCGACCAGATGTGTTTGATTTTCTAAGAAAGTTGAGagattttttcatgtaaaaccGGAATATAGATATGTTAGGGTGAGAAGAGAAGTATAAAGTTCGGCCGAGAAACCAAAAGACAAACCGGGCGAGGCGGAGAGCAACGAGCATTGAGCAACAGAGAATGAAAGACAGGAATCAATGGTGTTTATAATGGGCCGAGCCGATCATTAACTTTCAGCCCACTATGAAAAACAACCATAAATGTTcatcaaagttttttttattaaaaactttaaattatataaattttaataatttaaggtgagatatttttataaattctatagttttttaaaaaaaaaataattttagagttttaAAAATTCATCATGCCTCAATTTTGTATCTATATCGTGCTTCTTTATTAATGATTAAACCTAATTAatcctaaaaaaattaagtccTCTATTCAAATATTGAGAAGAACTCTaatttagtaataaaaaaaaattaggactcgtttgtatagtgagataagatgagatgagatagaatgaaatgagataagatggttttagatgagctgaataaaatattattagaatattattttttaatattattattattttgggatttgaaaaagttgaattatttattataagaaattagaaaagttataatgatgaaatgagatgagttgagagtgtttctgtatccaaataaGCCCTAAATTgtcttatattatatagttattttataactcattttaaaaataattaatgtaataatatttaGTATCGTTCCATCGAAAATACTAAAACATTTTGGAATTGAgttttaaatattacataacCACCCATGTTGAGTTTAATGAGCAAGTACTCCAaagatgcatataatatatcatataaatcgTATAGACATTGAAATATCCGAGAATATCAAAGTTTTCCTCTTTACCTTATTACtcataatctaaaaaatatataacacaaaaagacttgatgaagaaaaggaaattcaagaaagaaagaaaacaaaatacagCTATGTGTGAGATCTCATGATTGTCTACATGGTGTTTCAGCAATAGTCTCCAACGCAGGCTTCCATGATCTCTGCTTTGAGTACCTCTGCAGGACTGGTTCTTGCTgaagatcatgatgatcagtgTCTTGATCACCATTTAATGTCTTGGCCTCCGAAGGAAACATGCAAAACTCCCCAAGCACAGGGAAGATCTTGCCCAAGTTGTTGAAGCCTCCATGCTTTAAAGCCTTGGAAGATCTGTAAGAGAGAGAGCTCATTTCCTCGAGTGTAAGGACCGAGTAGAGGAGCTCCATGGGAAGGAGGAAGTAGAACTGGCGCCGCAGCTCAAGCTCTTCATCTGCTAGAAGGCCTTGAATCCTGTGGCCAACTTTGAGGGTGCTGGATTCGCAGACAAATTGTCCAGGGTTCTCTAGCATGAGCTCTGCTGCTTTTACTGGTTTTGTGTAGACTTCGAATCTTCCATCGCTGAATAAGACCTTCACTGCTCCACTTGATGAGATTCTGGAAGGAGCACAAGATGTCACATTCCCCATGGGtgttcttgagagagagagagagagagagagatggggattTGCTAGTTtatctgataatattttaaggAGATCAGATTACAAGTACAGGCAGGCGGGCAGGTGCATGGATTTTCATGCAGCAAGTGTTGGCCAGGTAATTAAAGAGAATGCGTGTAACTGTGGGACCTAAGCAGCACATTACTTCTGTGCATCTTCTATGAATCACAATCTTCCaagtttttatctaaatttaaaagaaaaattttagacataaacCTCACACTCTTACAtaccaattaaaaatatataattttatttttttatcctcatatttcatgaaattagtgagagagagaggggaagtaGATGTTGGCCCGACAACGAGTAATACtataagattcattttataTGGACAACAATACATTCAACTAAGAAATAAGTATTATATCACTTAGGTGTCTATCTTTTTcgagaaatgttttaattataaaaatatctcttaaaagtaaatttaaaaattgacataacttgatatatatgataCGTAACATATATAAAGTCATATctatttatgagtttacttttattattatttttttttaaaggactaTAACACTTCTCATCTTTTTCTCACCTGAAATCTACATAAAAGGTAAGAAAAAGTTAGAAAACAGAAAATCAGGCCAACTGTAATGTATGATGTGTATGATATGCATCAAACTGCATGAATTGCATGAAAAGCCATGGCACATAGCAGTCACCCTAGTCCTGTGATTCTAATTTGTCTTGCTTTAATACTAATTTCccttatttttaaagaatattgttgaatttgtttataaaagaaGCACATGGTGAGGCATGGAGTACAGTTTGGAAAATGAAGCAGAGCTCTCACTAAGGACACCACCTAACTAATGATTGAATATGGTAAGGAGCAACTTCCCTGATTTTATTCCATCGAGATGCTCACCTAACATGATAGATTATCCCACCAAGAGAGACAGAGAGCAGAAggcataaaaaaatgtaaatattttaaaaagaaaaattacaataaaattatataaaagtaatcacataaattgacgtaatttgatataattcgtcagattataataaaattatttttattataaaatacatttaatagattagaaaaaattacatcagtttattaa
Protein-coding sequences here:
- the LOC108994880 gene encoding uncharacterized protein LOC108994880, with amino-acid sequence MGNVTSCAPSRISSSGAVKVLFSDGRFEVYTKPVKAAELMLENPGQFVCESSTLKVGHRIQGLLADEELELRRQFYFLLPMELLYSVLTLEEMSSLSYRSSKALKHGGFNNLGKIFPVLGEFCMFPSEAKTLNGDQDTDHHDLQQEPVLQRYSKQRSWKPALETIAETPCRQS
- the LOC108994941 gene encoding pentatricopeptide repeat-containing protein At2g13600-like isoform X1; amino-acid sequence: MPRPTLLFIATRLPSFVRCCRRFFASDSFENSAEEEIYSTLLRRYAEKSDSYHGRGIHAKFVKGSLPFSLFLRNHLLNMYVKCGDLVSGLLLFEEMPEKNVVSWSAVIAGLVQHGCPNEALSLFCRMHRDGTTKPNEFTLVSTLHACSLVENLTQAYQLYSFVVRLGFESNIFLLNAFLTALIRHGELAGALEVFENCRTKDIVSWNAMMAGFLQFSFADVPKFWYRMTCEGVKPDSFTFSSVLTGLAALSDFKLGLQVHAQLVRYGYGVEICVGNSLADMYIKNQKLVEGFRAFDGMPVRDVCSWTQMAAGCLLCGEPSKALEIVAEMKKMGVKPNKFTLATALNACANLASLEEGKKVHGLRIKLGTDIDVCVDNALLDMYAKCGCVDNAWTVFQSMNDHSIVSWTTMIMACAINGQARKALKIYDEMRLKDIQPNYITFICVLYACGQGGFIDEGWELFSSMTRDYGILPVEDHYACMVNLLGRAGCVKEAEEFILRMPFQPGVLVWKTLLGACHVYGDMEIGKRAAEHVLNLDGKDPSTYVVLSNLFAGLSNWDGVGMLRELMEARDVKKMPASSWIEIEKNHSLLPKLEGFM
- the LOC108994941 gene encoding pentatricopeptide repeat-containing protein At2g13600-like isoform X2: MPRPTLLFIATRLPSFVRCCRRFFASDSFENSAEEEIYSTLLRRYAEKSDSYHGRGIHAKFVKAVIAGLVQHGCPNEALSLFCRMHRDGTTKPNEFTLVSTLHACSLVENLTQAYQLYSFVVRLGFESNIFLLNAFLTALIRHGELAGALEVFENCRTKDIVSWNAMMAGFLQFSFADVPKFWYRMTCEGVKPDSFTFSSVLTGLAALSDFKLGLQVHAQLVRYGYGVEICVGNSLADMYIKNQKLVEGFRAFDGMPVRDVCSWTQMAAGCLLCGEPSKALEIVAEMKKMGVKPNKFTLATALNACANLASLEEGKKVHGLRIKLGTDIDVCVDNALLDMYAKCGCVDNAWTVFQSMNDHSIVSWTTMIMACAINGQARKALKIYDEMRLKDIQPNYITFICVLYACGQGGFIDEGWELFSSMTRDYGILPVEDHYACMVNLLGRAGCVKEAEEFILRMPFQPGVLVWKTLLGACHVYGDMEIGKRAAEHVLNLDGKDPSTYVVLSNLFAGLSNWDGVGMLRELMEARDVKKMPASSWIEIEKNHSLLPKLEGFM